One window of the Pedobacter ginsengisoli genome contains the following:
- a CDS encoding 16S rRNA (uracil(1498)-N(3))-methyltransferase has product MHVFYTPDITADEYVLNEDESKHCIRVLRLNIGSEVYLIDGVGGLYKAAIVSQTKKNVTLKVLEATHNYNKRNHRLHIAVAPTKNIDRLEWFLEKATEIGIEEITPIICDRSERRVVKEDRLVKVVTSAVKQSLQAYHPKINPQINLSDFLKIANADHKMIAHCIDESSRQYISQIAKPRQNYTILIGPEGDFTPQEIELALQNGYKPLTLGNTRLRTETAALAACFEVNYLNR; this is encoded by the coding sequence ATGCATGTTTTTTATACACCAGACATCACTGCTGATGAATATGTCTTAAATGAGGATGAAAGCAAACATTGCATAAGGGTTTTAAGGTTAAATATTGGATCAGAAGTTTATCTTATCGATGGCGTTGGAGGGCTTTACAAAGCAGCAATTGTAAGCCAGACAAAGAAAAATGTTACGCTTAAGGTACTCGAAGCAACCCATAACTACAATAAGCGGAATCATCGTTTGCACATTGCTGTTGCTCCCACTAAAAACATCGACAGGTTAGAATGGTTTTTGGAAAAAGCAACCGAAATAGGCATTGAGGAGATTACGCCAATAATCTGCGACAGATCAGAGCGCCGGGTAGTTAAAGAAGATCGCCTGGTTAAAGTAGTTACCTCTGCTGTTAAGCAGTCACTACAGGCTTATCATCCAAAGATTAACCCTCAAATAAATCTCTCTGATTTCCTGAAAATAGCAAACGCAGACCATAAGATGATTGCTCATTGTATAGATGAGTCGTCCAGGCAATACATCAGCCAGATTGCCAAGCCTCGTCAGAATTATACTATTCTCATTGGACCGGAAGGCGATTTTACACCTCAGGAAATTGAATTGGCTTTGCAAAATGGCTACAAACCATTAACTTTAGGTAATACACGACTAAGAACAGAAACCGCTGCTTTAGCTGCCTGTTTTGAAGTGAATTATTTAAATAGATGA